The region ctgttggaaaagcattccaggtgaagctggttgagagaatgccaagagtgtgcaacgctgtcatcaaggcaaagcgtggctactttgaagactctaaaatatatataatatatacattttttttggttactacatgtttccatatgtgctatttcatagttgtgatgtcttcactattattctacaaagtagaaaatagtaaaaataaagaaaaacccttgaatgagtaagtgtgtcctagcttttgactggtactgtacatatcagtcATCTGAGAGCCAGGTCCCTTCTGTCTGAGTGCTGATCATCCCACCTCTTTATCAATCACAAGTTTTCCCCAGCTCGATGTTTATTGTTGACAGCTGCTTTTGCAATTCCAGGTATGTGATACACCAAGGCCATATGTGGAGGagcatgcagcacacacacaggaagtggaGGCTTCAGCACAAGAGCTATTTGAGGACCATGGTGAGTGCAGACCGAAGTCATTTTCGCAAATGCACCATGGGCATACTCTAAGATTTTATTTTAACAGGTGTAGACATATTCTGATAGTTGCTACCCCTTCAAATGCatttgacctctcacctctcacttTGACTTGATCATATAGTATGTAGAGTGCATAggatgttggtggcaccttaattggggaaaaCAGGCTCATTCTAATGACTGGAGCTGAAAAGTGGAATGGTAACAATTACATCAAACACCTGGTTTCCAGGTGGttgatgccattctatttgcTCCCTTTCGGCCATTATtttgagccgttctcccctcaaaAGCCTCCTGTGATATTGACTTGGTCAATATTAACATGGGTATCTGTGTGTTTAGACTCTCTTTCAGGGAGATGTCCATGGCCAGAGGAAGGGATAGGACAGTCTGTGACAGAGGAGACTATCACACCCTCTGACATAGATCCTAGCTCTGTACAGACAGAAGAGTCCGAGACTAGGCCGGATAGTGAGAGTTTAGGCTCTGTGCCGGGAGAGAAACAGGAACTAGTCCTGACTATACAGATCAACCCAGAGCAAGGATCCAGCTCTACGGActatgaggagaaggaggaggagcagacTGTGACTAATTTATCTTATAATGGAGATTGTGACGAGCAGAAAGAACAGATAGGACAGTCCGAGGGGAGGGAACAGTCGAACAGTGAGGAGGAATCGGAGATGATAGAACTCTTAGAGCACCTGCTTGAGCCAGCTGAACTGAAAGAACAGTCAGAACTCTCAGAGAAGTCTGAACACAGTGGGCAGTCAGAGCCTAACCACACAGAACAGAGTGAATACGGGAACAATACCGAGACAACAGAGCAGCCAGAAGACTCTGAGAAACTTCTAGAGTCCGACCAGGTAGAGCATTCAAATCAGTCAGGGGAGGAAGAACAGCAAACTGAAGAGGGCCATTTACAACAGGCAGAACAGTCAGAAGTGTCAGATCAGTCAGAACAATCAAAAGAATCAGAGCAGACGCAACAGCCAGAACAGACAGAATGTTTAGAATCAAAACAGACACAACATTCTGAGCAAACTATGCACTCAGAGCAGACATACTTTTCAGTGCAGGCAGAACCACAAACAGAACCATCACAGCAGACGGAACACTCTGAAGATTCTGAGCAGTCAAAACAATCAGGGGAGATGGAGCAGACGGAGCAGTCCGAGCAGACGGAGCAGACGGAACagtcagagcagacagacaacaaACCAATACATTCAAAGCAGTTAGAAGAATTACTTTTCCTTTGCACAGAGGAGCTTGAACAGACAGAACAGTCAGACCAGACAGAAGACCAGAAACACTCAGGGGCTGAACAGCCAGCGCAGACTGCACTGACTGAGTCGACAGAAAAGCTTGAGCAGACAGAGCAGGTAGAACAATTGGAACAGAAAGTTTGTACAGAGGATTCATGTTTGCCGCCCAGGGAAGGAAGTGGAGAGCAACTGGAGTCTCAGGTACAGCAGACAGAGGTCTCAGAACCAGTGGTGGTCCATATGAATGGTGGAGGTTTGGACAGGGAGAGGGCCTGCAGGCTGGCTGAAAGACTCTACAGGCTGGACGGGATCTACAAGACAGATGTGGTCAAACACCTGGACAAAGAGTAAGACCAAAGGCTGCAAAACATGGAGTGGCCAAACGTTACATTACATAGGTCTTATGCAGTAGTAACTATCAGGGTAATGATCCATGCTAGTAAGTACTTTCtgagttttttttctcataaTGTGTCACCTTGAATCATGAACTTGACCTGTCTTCCTGTCTTTGTCTCCCGGCCCCTCTCTAATTCAGCAATGACTTTAGCCGAGCCGTTGGTGAGGAGTACCTGAAGTTCTTTGACTTCACCGGTCAGAGTCTGGACCAAGGCCTGAGGTAAGTCCTTCACACTTTCTAATTAGATTTTTCCTAGTTCACTATAATAGTAACAAGTAATGGTCTCAAATTAGCATCTTCCATCTGTAAATGATCTTATATTTCCTCTATTTTGCCCTCCTCTCTCAGGTCTTTCCTGAGGGTGGTGGTGCTTATCGGTGAGACCCAGGAAAGAGAGCGGGTGCTGCAGCATTTCTCCTGTCGATTCCAGCAATGCAACCCTCACACCTTCTCCTCTTCCGGAGAAGTACTCACACTCACCTGTTCTGTGATGCTCCTGAACTCTGATCTGCATGGACAGGTGAGTCCCCACTGCACTGCAAACGTGTAGGTATTTAGGGTTTTGAATGTATACACAGTTAAACCAGGGGAGAACCATCCTCCttagtgaatttcagaaaaattaaaagagtgaaacaaaacaaagttatcctttttagataaaactatactaaatattttCAGGTCACCAAATATTTGATTAAAATACACAGTTTTGCAATAAAAGTCTAccgtagcctcaacagcactctctagggtagcaccatggtgtagccggaggacagctagtttccatcctcctctgggtacattgacttcaatacaaaacccatggttctcatccccttccatagacttacacagttatgacaacttccggaggacatcctccaacctatcagagctcttgctgtatgaactgacatgttttcaactcaatcaaaggatcagagaatgaatctagtattgaaagcataagctacagctagctagcactgcggtgcataaaatgtggtgagtagttgactcaaagagagagaaagacaatagttaaacagttttgaacaaattaatttcttaaaWAATGGAGAagcaaaagagagcgagagctagCCATATTTCATTGTCTTTTTTAAAAACGTACCTATCTAGCGAattcagctagctagtttagcctactcaaactcctggctcaaacagagagggatgctatgttagctggcaatggctatccaacactgtaaCCTTTCTAAGTCAAGGTACGCTTTTGGTTTGATTTATTCCCAACGGGGCCCAcctgtgtaactgctaaactgcttgctgtacctTGTACTGCAagattgtagcgggtttattGAGAGTTAGTCAATATAGCTAAGTATTTTAACTATgtcgttagctaatatggtgacaacgatgtaggctatgtgtagAGGTTATGGTATGACATTTTGTTTTGGAAAGMTTTTTTTGCTTGGTCAGCTACTGTATTGTGCACTGAAGTTGAAaggaaaatgtgagaggaggagagcgtgtagatgcgagaaggaattatacaatgagcaaatgatcatgctgttggtATGTGGCttctatgtggctgctatgaattGAACTGTTTGTGGTGACCAAGGGCTTATTTATTCGGCCGATTCTGTTGaaatacatttcttaaacggaagaaaacgGAATGAAACGGAGMtaaacatacctgaatttggccaatagaaactctcgtttgcgaCTGTTGGACTACTGATTACACCTTAGATCAGCTAgacgcaggcaagagtgtgcaaggaagtattgaatgtgtcacggTCTATCACCTTGATTACGGAATAATGTCTCtagacctgtgcacctacgttgtaaactttaatttgtMgtctaggttgtagcaacctcatgattggtatagggaaaatgtgagtatcatgtagtagcctaaacctatcgctgttacattgaactgggtgaaWggaatatgaatgacagtcatccaatatgctgtaatagaaataagatcatcctcataaaaaaaatattaaacagcACCGACCGCTACTGAGttaaacattgtttttgtgtctgtCCTCAGAATGTGGGCAAACCCATGTCTGTGTCCAGCTTCGTGTCCAACCTGGATGGGATGAATGAGGGTGAGAACTTCAGTAAGGAGCTGTTGAAGGTAAGATTATCCTTCTCATTCTACACCTACTCAATATTTCAGTAGATACTGTTGACTGAAAGAACAGTGTCTATAGCAGTCTGAAGTAGCCCGTTTTCATGGAAGACTTCAGTGTCCTTTCTCTTGTTTCTTTCTCAGGCT is a window of Salvelinus sp. IW2-2015 linkage group LG5, ASM291031v2, whole genome shotgun sequence DNA encoding:
- the LOC111964009 gene encoding PH and SEC7 domain-containing protein 1 isoform X2, with product MVCDTPRPYVEEHAAHTQEVEASAQELFEDHDSLSGRCPWPEEGIGQSVTEETITPSDIDPSSVQTEESETRPDSESLGSVPGEKQELVLTIQINPEQGSSSTDYEEKEEEQTVTNLSYNGDCDEQKEQIGQSEGREQSNSEEESEMIELLEHLLEPAELKEQSELSEKSEHSGQSEPNHTEQSEYGNNTETTEQPEDSEKLLESDQVEHSNQSGEEEQQTEEGHLQQAEQSEVSDQSEQSKESEQTQQPEQTECLESKQTQHSEQTMHSEQTYFSVQAEPQTEPSQQTEHSEDSEQSKQSGEMEQTEQSEQTEQTEQSEQTDNKPIHSKQLEELLFLCTEELEQTEQSDQTEDQKHSGAEQPAQTALTESTEKLEQTEQVEQLEQKVCTEDSCLPPREGSGEQLESQVQQTEVSEPVVVHMNGGGLDRERACRLAERLYRLDGIYKTDVVKHLDKDNDFSRAVGEEYLKFFDFTGQSLDQGLRSFLRVVVLIGETQERERVLQHFSCRFQQCNPHTFSSSGEVLTLTCSVMLLNSDLHGQNVGKPMSVSSFVSNLDGMNEGENFSKELLKALYNSIKNEPLEWAVDEKELKSSMLLAEDAKEDAPLRSKSNPFQDVPHDKKATVFKQSFLKRKAHADIDGKRTPWGKRSWKIFYGVLKGMVLYLQKDEYTMEWQSTEEVVSVHHALAEQAADYTKRPHVFRLQTADWRVFLFQASSTAEMIFHGSAVSTWCQPTLLSTLPCCRGLSEEVLQTHPASSQSAHTLERQLQSHAGMLESFQEDLAYLQQSLPDGRRAKAKEMEEHRVREEYLQHEICRYEAYIQMLEVWKGLNQSTETEVGTSELNLFDRAVCKDTVDEEGEEGTLKKSHSSPSLDLEMASQPVVKVKRNISERRTYRKIIIPRRNQDI
- the LOC111964009 gene encoding PH and SEC7 domain-containing protein 1 isoform X3, whose product is MIELLEHLLEPAELKEQSELSEKSEHSGQSEPNHTEQSEYGNNTETTEQPEDSEKLLESDQVEHSNQSGEEEQQTEEGHLQQAEQSEVSDQSEQSKESEQTQQPEQTECLESKQTQHSEQTMHSEQTYFSVQAEPQTEPSQQTEHSEDSEQSKQSGEMEQTEQSEQTEQTEQSEQTDNKPIHSKQLEELLFLCTEELEQTEQSDQTEDQKHSGAEQPAQTALTESTEKLEQTEQVEQLEQKVCTEDSCLPPREGSGEQLESQVQQTEVSEPVVVHMNGGGLDRERACRLAERLYRLDGIYKTDVVKHLDKDNDFSRAVGEEYLKFFDFTGQSLDQGLRSFLRVVVLIGETQERERVLQHFSCRFQQCNPHTFSSSGEVLTLTCSVMLLNSDLHGQNVGKPMSVSSFVSNLDGMNEGENFSKELLKALYNSIKNEPLEWAVDEKELKSSMLLAEDAKEDAPLRSKSNPFQDVPHDKKATVFKQSFLKRKAHADIDGKRTPWGKRSWKIFYGVLKGMVLYLQKDEYTMEWQSTEEVVSVHHALAEQAADYTKRPHVFRLQTADWRVFLFQASSTAEMIFHGSAVSTWCQPTLLSTLPCCRGLSEEVLQTHPASSQSAHTLERQLQSHAGMLESFQEDLAYLQQSLPDGRRAKAKEMEEHRVREEYLQHEICRYEAYIQMLEVWKGLNQSTETEVGTSELNLFDRAVCKDTVDEEGEEGTLKKSHSSPSLDLEMASQPVVKVKRNISERRTYRKIIIPRRNQDI
- the LOC111964009 gene encoding PH and SEC7 domain-containing protein 3 isoform X1 is translated as MEGSRVRSPLPDLREPDSQTWPNMDLPLQSRPLEEAIGWSEMEEQVNQMDREEEDNSHQTGRTEEPEEHWDSMTLPVYPMIHPSVPLSFATVQWDITDPSPDMPYPMTDNSSADELDSSGAASLDWTVSPLSHHHQQQQHQTCVTGINIELSVQEKTHNHNGPVQQLPLDTDQSESSPRVCDTPRPYVEEHAAHTQEVEASAQELFEDHDSLSGRCPWPEEGIGQSVTEETITPSDIDPSSVQTEESETRPDSESLGSVPGEKQELVLTIQINPEQGSSSTDYEEKEEEQTVTNLSYNGDCDEQKEQIGQSEGREQSNSEEESEMIELLEHLLEPAELKEQSELSEKSEHSGQSEPNHTEQSEYGNNTETTEQPEDSEKLLESDQVEHSNQSGEEEQQTEEGHLQQAEQSEVSDQSEQSKESEQTQQPEQTECLESKQTQHSEQTMHSEQTYFSVQAEPQTEPSQQTEHSEDSEQSKQSGEMEQTEQSEQTEQTEQSEQTDNKPIHSKQLEELLFLCTEELEQTEQSDQTEDQKHSGAEQPAQTALTESTEKLEQTEQVEQLEQKVCTEDSCLPPREGSGEQLESQVQQTEVSEPVVVHMNGGGLDRERACRLAERLYRLDGIYKTDVVKHLDKDNDFSRAVGEEYLKFFDFTGQSLDQGLRSFLRVVVLIGETQERERVLQHFSCRFQQCNPHTFSSSGEVLTLTCSVMLLNSDLHGQNVGKPMSVSSFVSNLDGMNEGENFSKELLKALYNSIKNEPLEWAVDEKELKSSMLLAEDAKEDAPLRSKSNPFQDVPHDKKATVFKQSFLKRKAHADIDGKRTPWGKRSWKIFYGVLKGMVLYLQKDEYTMEWQSTEEVVSVHHALAEQAADYTKRPHVFRLQTADWRVFLFQASSTAEMIFHGSAVSTWCQPTLLSTLPCCRGLSEEVLQTHPASSQSAHTLERQLQSHAGMLESFQEDLAYLQQSLPDGRRAKAKEMEEHRVREEYLQHEICRYEAYIQMLEVWKGLNQSTETEVGTSELNLFDRAVCKDTVDEEGEEGTLKKSHSSPSLDLEMASQPVVKVKRNISERRTYRKIIIPRRNQDI